In Candidatus Neomarinimicrobiota bacterium, the DNA window TGATCAGATGTATGTATTCCCCCTTCTGAACTCAAAATAAGAGTACCTGTTCAGGGGGGAGGGTTGGCCCTCAACCATGCAGTTCCAGTTACTTCAACATCAATATTTTATGGACTTCGCGGTAGTTACCACTTTCCAAAACCACCAGGTAAGTGCCTGAGGCCATGGGTTTTCCTTGGTCATCCAGGCTATTCCATTCCACCTGATGATAACCCTGAAATAAATTCTGATCCACCAGGGTCCGAACTATTTGATTCCGTAAATTATAAACGTTAACCTTGACATGACTGACTTCAGGTACTCCAAAGCCTATTGTGGTAGCTGGATTAAATGGATTGGGATAGTTTTGATCGAGGGAGAATGTTTGAGGCAACAGCTGATCGCGATCAACATTAACCGCTTCAGATACTTTTATCGCGAAGG includes these proteins:
- a CDS encoding FlgD immunoglobulin-like domain containing protein encodes the protein FAIKVSEAVNVDRDQLLPQTFSLDQNYPNPFNPATTIGFGVPEVSHVKVNVYNLRNQIVRTLVDQNLFQGYHQVEWNSLDDQGKPMASGTYLVVLESGNYREVHKILMLK